GAGCGCAGGATCTTGACCTGGGCGGTCTTGGTCTTGGGGTCGGCCGATTCGAGGACGCCCTCGGCGATGACCTGGGATTCGTTCATGAACTGCTGCAGCGGATAGAGCGCTTCGATGTACGCGTGCGCCGCCGCGGGGGCGAGGAGCGCAAGCGCCGCGAGGATCCGCGTCATGGCCGCACCTCCGGGGTTCTCCTGGGACCGCCGAACCTCGATAACGGAGGAGGGGCCGGGCGTTACAGAAGCGCCTATCGGGCGAGGAGCCGGAGGGCGACGTCCTCGAGGAAAGGCGGCGCGGCGAGCCGGCGCTCGCCTCCCGCATGGTCGAATTCCTCCCGCGCGCCGCAGGTCCCGCTCCGGGGGTGCATCCACTCGGCGGTGTACCGGCCGGCCGGAAGGTCCAGGACGATTTCCGCCCGCCGTTCGTTCAGGTCGCGCCCGAAGGGGCCCAGGTTCGACCAGTCGAACTGGAGGGAGGCCTCCGTGCGGGAGGCGCGGAGGCGGCGGAGGTCCGTCCCTTCGAAGTATTCGGCTTTGAGGCCCGGGCCGGCGCCGTCCGGCAGGGAAAAACGCTCGCGCGGGATGATCTGCTTCTTCTGGCTCGGGCTCGACCAGGCCAGGCGGAGAACCGCGCCGCCCGAGCGCTGATAGTACTCGAGGACGATGGGAACTTTCCGGCCGGCCTCCAGGGCGATCGTTCCCGCGTCGTCGCGGGCGGAGGAATCCGTCCAGCGGTCGACGACCAGGCGGCCGTCGATCCAGAGGCGCGCGCCGTCGTCGGCCGTGACGGTGAACGTGTAGGTTTCGGAAAAGCGGGGTTCGAGGAGTCCGCTCCATCGGGCGGAGAAATGACGTCCCCCGAGCGGGACATGGGCGTAGACGGCGTACTGGCGGCCGGGCTCCGCCAGGACGCGCGCTTCGAGGTCCTCCGGGGAGATGCGGCGCAGGACGCCGGGGGCCGGCGCCATGCGGACGAAGTCGAAACCCTCCATGAATTTCTTGAGAGCCCCGAGCTGGCGCCGGAGCGCGGGGCTCCCGCCGCCGGGCGAGCGGTAGTCCAGGAAGGTTCCCCGCGGGTGCTTCGTCGTGAAGGAGTAATCGAGGTGGCTGTAGAGCGCGCCGCCGGCCAGGATGAAGTTCCACCCTTCGGTGCGGTAGAGGACGTCGTCCTTTCCCCGGAAGCCGGTTTCGTTTTCGCCGATGGGCTTGCCGAGCCCCCCGTTCAGGGCCACCGCGTCCGGCGGGACGCAGTAGTGAAAGTTGAAGATCGAAACCGCCGGGTGGGGGTTGACGACTTTCGCGCGGCCGTTGGCCACGTTCTGGGAAATCAGGTGCTTGTGAGGGAGGTCTTTCTCGGCTTCGACGATGGCCTCCGCCATCCGGTGCTGCCACTCGAGCGTGACGCCGCCAAGGTAGGGTTCGTTGCAGATCTCGAAGTAGAGATTGTCGAAGGGGGCGAGTTCCCGGACGATTTTCCGGGTGGTGGCGAGCTGGACCTCGAGGAGTCGCGGGTGCTTGAGGGTGTAGACTTCGTCGCGGGGGACGGGCTTGCCGTCGGGTCCGAGTCCGACGCCGTTGACGTTGTTGTCCGGATGGAGGGGGGAGGCTTTCCAGAGCGTTTCGTCGTAGTTGGGGCACCACAGGTTGACCTCCACGACGACGCCGCGTTCGGAGGCCGTTCGGACGAAGTCGCGCAGGCGTTCGAAGAAGGCGGGGTCCCAGCGGGAAAGATCGAACTTGTTCCCTCCGTGGGCGTAGCCGGGCCGGTCGCTGCGCGCCCAGGGGGCCAGATAGCGGCCCGGCGCCGGGGCGAGGGTGTTGTCCGTGATGCCGAAGGAGCCGGGGACCTCCCGGTAGGTGCCCGCCCAGAGGCGCGTGTGGTTGAGTCCGTCCGCCTGGAGGGTTTCAAGGTAGGCGGCGTAGTCGAAGTCAAGGTTGAGGACCGCGCCGTAGTGTTCGCCCGATCCCACAAGCAGCGTGGGTTTCCCGCGCCAGAGGAAAAGGCGGGGGTTGTCGGGGTGAAGGGAGAGGGGGCGCGGCTCCCCGGCGGTCGGGGCGGCGGCGCAGCCCGCCGCCAGCACGAGAAGGGCGGGGAGACGGCTCATGGGGCGCTTCCCCTTCACGGGCCGATGCAGTAGAGCGCCTTGGAAGTGCGGAGGAAAAGGTTGTTTCCGGAGACGGCGATGGAGGAGAGCGTGTAGTCGTCGTCGAGCTTGTTTTCGGCGAGCACCTTGAACTCGGGTCCGGCGGCCAGCACGGTGGTGCGTGCCTCGGTATTGGTGACGTAGATCTTGCCGTCGGCCAGGAGGGGGGAGGCCCAGTACGTGCCGCGGGGAAGACGCTCCTTTTTGTACTTGGCCTCTCCGGTCC
This portion of the Planctomycetota bacterium genome encodes:
- a CDS encoding PA14 domain-containing protein, whose protein sequence is MSRLPALLVLAAGCAAAPTAGEPRPLSLHPDNPRLFLWRGKPTLLVGSGEHYGAVLNLDFDYAAYLETLQADGLNHTRLWAGTYREVPGSFGITDNTLAPAPGRYLAPWARSDRPGYAHGGNKFDLSRWDPAFFERLRDFVRTASERGVVVEVNLWCPNYDETLWKASPLHPDNNVNGVGLGPDGKPVPRDEVYTLKHPRLLEVQLATTRKIVRELAPFDNLYFEICNEPYLGGVTLEWQHRMAEAIVEAEKDLPHKHLISQNVANGRAKVVNPHPAVSIFNFHYCVPPDAVALNGGLGKPIGENETGFRGKDDVLYRTEGWNFILAGGALYSHLDYSFTTKHPRGTFLDYRSPGGGSPALRRQLGALKKFMEGFDFVRMAPAPGVLRRISPEDLEARVLAEPGRQYAVYAHVPLGGRHFSARWSGLLEPRFSETYTFTVTADDGARLWIDGRLVVDRWTDSSARDDAGTIALEAGRKVPIVLEYYQRSGGAVLRLAWSSPSQKKQIIPRERFSLPDGAGPGLKAEYFEGTDLRRLRASRTEASLQFDWSNLGPFGRDLNERRAEIVLDLPAGRYTAEWMHPRSGTCGAREEFDHAGGERRLAAPPFLEDVALRLLAR